Part of the Micromonospora rhizosphaerae genome is shown below.
CGATCGGGACGACCTCCACCACCGCCGTCGACCCGCTGCCGGAGATCGGCGCGATCTGCGCGGAGTACGGGATCTGGCTGCACGTCGACGCCGCGTACGCGGGGGCGGCCGCGGTCTGCCCGGAGCTGCGCTGGTCGCACGCCGGCCTGGAGCACGCCGATTCGTACTGCTTCGACCCGCACAAGTGGCTGCTCACCGGCTTCGACTGCGACGCGTTCTGGGTCGCGGACCGGGGTGAGCTGATCGAGGCGCTCACGGTGATGCCGGAGTTCCTGCGCAACGCGGCGACCGAGTCCGGCGCGGTGATCGACTACCGGGACTGGCAGGTGCCGCTGGGCCGTCGCTTCCGGGCGCTCAAGCTCTGGTTCGTGCTCCGCTGGTACGGGGTGGAGGGGCTGCGGGCGCACATCCGCTCCGGGGTGACGCTCGCCGGCCGGTTCGCCGAGCGGGTCGGCGCCGACGACCGGTTCGAGTTGGCCGCGCCGCACCCGTTCTCGCTGGTCTGTTTCCGGCTGCGGGCCGGGGACGAGCCGAGCGCCGAGCTGCTGCGCCGGGCCAACGGCACCGGCCGGGTGCACCTGACGCACACCCGGGTCGAGGGGCGGTACGCACTGCGGCTGGCGGTCGGCTCCCCGCTGACCACCGAGAAGCACGTCGACGAGGCGTGGAACCTGCTGGCCGCGACGGCCGACGACCTGGTGGGCGCCTGACCGCCGGACGAGCGGCGGCCGCCGACCAGCCGACGATCGGCGACCGCCGCCGTAGGGAGGCCGGTCTCGCCGCGGCCGGTGCCGGGTCAGCCCTCGACCGCCGCCGCCAGCCGCCGGGCGTCGTCCGCGTCGTCGGCCACCGGCTCCGGCGGCAGGGCGGCGCGCGACGTCCCGGCCGGGCCGGCGATCGCCGTCGTGGACACGGCGTCGGCGGCCAGCGCCGCCTCGGCGACGGCCCGGGCCCGACGGGTACGTCGCAGCGCCCGCACCGCCAGTGCCAGCGCGACCAGCCACCCGGCGGCGAGCAGCGCGTAGACCACGGACGGGACCGGCCCGCGCAGCTCGCCGGCGCGGAGCAGCGTCCGGGCGTTGGTCAGCACGATCACGCCGCCGATGACGGCGCCGAGCAGCTGGGCGGGGACGATCCGGACCAGCCAGGCGGCGATCGGCGCGGCGACCAGGCCGCCGACCAGCAGCGCCGCCACGGTCGGCAGCAGGAAGCCCTCGGAGCCGAGGCCGATCAGGAAGCCGGCGCTGGCGGCGCCGGCGACCATGATCTCGGCGGTGTCGACGGAGCCGATCACCTTGCGCGGCTCCATCCGGCCGGAGACCAGCAGCGCCGGCGTGGCGACCGGCCCCCATCCCCCGCCGCCGGTGGCGTCGATGAAACCGGCGACCAGGCCGAGCGGGCCGAGGAACCGCCCCCGCAGCCGGCCGGCGGTCGGGTTGGCGCGCAACGGCCGGGAGAAGCGCACCAGCAGGTACGCGCCGAGGGTGAACAGGAGCGCGGCCATCCACGGTGCGGCGGCCTCGGTGGAGATCGAGCTGAGGAAGGTGGCGCCGGCGAACCCGCCGATCGCGCCCGGCACCGCGATGCGGCCGACCACCCGCCAGTCGACGTTGCCGAACCGCCAGTGCGCGACCCCGGCGGCGAACGTGGTGCCGATCTCGGCCAGGTGCACCGAGGCGGACGCGGCGGCCGGCGCCACGCCGGCGAAGAGCAGCAGCGTGGACGAGGTCAGCCCGTACGCCATGCCGAGCGCTCCGTCGACCAGCTGTGCCGCGAGCCCGACCAGAGCGAGGACCAGCAGCTTGCGCACGAGCGCCCCCTGACTTTTCGGCATCTCCTATCGACTTGGTCGACAATGCGGCACCGGTGTGCTCCGGTCAAGTCCCCATCCGGTTGGTGGGACCCGCCGGACGGCCCGGGCCGGGGCGCGGGTCAGCCGGGTCGGAAAGGAGGATTCAGCTCCAGGCGCGCGGATCGGCGGCGAGCTCGTTGACCCGGCTGGGCAGCGTGCCGCTGGCCACGTCGGCGATCGTGACCAGCTCCAGGATCTGCCGCTCACTGGCCCGCAGCGCGATCCAGACGTCTTGCAGCGCGCGGGCGGCGCCGTGGTAGCCGAGCTGCTCCGGTCGCTGTCCCCGGATGTGGGCCAGCGGGCCGTCGATCACCCGGATCACCTCGGCGAGGGAGATCTCCGAGGCCGGCCGGGCGAGCCAGTAGCCGCCCTCCGGGCCACGCTGGGCATGCACGATCCCTCCCCGGCGCAGCTGGAGCAGGATGCTCTCGAGGAACTTCGGCGGGATCTCCTGGGCGCGGGCGATCTGCTCGGCCGTCACGGGCCGGCCGCGCCCGGTCGTGCCGTCGGCGACCGAGGCCAGCTCGGCGGCCGCGCGGAGGGCGTAGTCGACCCGGGCGGAGAGACGCATGGCGGCAAGGTTAGCCGCCACGTCAGCCACCAGGGGTGCCGACCCTCGGCCGGTCGGCCGGGGTCGGATGCCCGCTCGGTCAGGCGCCGACCCGGCGCAGCAGCCCCTCCTGTACCGCGCTGGCGATGTGCCGGCCGTCGGTGGTGAACATCCGGCCGGTGGCCAGGCCCCGCGCGCCGGAGGCGGACGGGCTCCAGCAGTCGTAGAGGAACCACTCGTCGGCCCGGAACGACCGATGGAACCACAGCGCATGGTCGAGGCTCGCGCCCACCACGCCGCCAGGCCCCCACACCTCGCCGTGCACCGACAGCACCGAGTCGAGCAGGGTCAGGTCGGAGGCGTACGTCAGGGCGCAGGCGTGCAGCAGCGGATCGTCCGGCAGCTTGCCGTCGATGCGCATCCAGACCCGCTGGTGCGGCTCGGCGGGGCGGTCGCCGGGGCGTACCCAGCCGGGCTCGCCCACGTAGCGAACGTCCATCGGGCGGGGGATCCGGCCCCAGATGCCGAGCCGCTCGGGGTAGCGGGAGAGCCGGTCGGTCATCGTGGGGACCTCGTCCGGCCCCGGCACGTCGGGCGGGCTGGGCGCGTGGTGGTCCAGCCCCTCCTCCTGCCGCTGGAAGGACGCCGACATGAAGAAGATCGGCTTGTCGTGCTGGAGCGCCACCGAGCGGCGCACCGAGAAGGATCGGCCGTCCCGGATGTTCTCCACCTGGTACTCGATCGGCTCGGCCGGGTCGCCCGGGCGGACGAAGTAGCCGTGCAGCGAATGCACGAAACGCTCCGGGTCCACGGTGCGGCCGGCGGCGACCAGCGCCTGGCCGGCGACCTGCCCGCCGTACACCCGCTGCGGACCGACCGGGGGGCTGATCCCCCGGAAGGTCATGTCGTCGGTCTGCTCGAGGTCGAGCACCTCGAGGAGCTGATCGACCGCGGCCTGGCCGGTCACCGCCGTGGGACCGCTCACTGCAGGGCCCGCGCGGAAGCGGCGTCGACCAGCGAGCCGAGTTGGTGCACCCGCAGCGTGTTGGTCGAGCCCGGGGTCCCGGGCGGGCTGCCGGCGACGATCACGACATAGTCGCCGGGGTTGGCCCGGTTGAGGCCGAGCAGCGCCTGGTCGACCTGGCGGAACATGGCGTCGGTGTGCTCGACGAACGGCATCAGGAAGGTCTCCACGCCCCACGAGAGGGCGAGTTGGTTGCGCACCTCGGGCACCGGGGTGAAGGCGAGCAGCGGCAGGTCGCAGTGCAGCCGGCTCAGCCGCCGGACGGTGTCGCCGGTCTGCGAGAAGGCGACCAGGGCCTTGGCGCCGATGGCCCGGGCGATCGAGGCGGCGCCCACGGTGAGGGCGCCGCCGTGGGTACGCGGGTCGTGCTGGAGCCGGGGCACCCCCATCGAGCCGGACTCCGTGGTGCTGACGATCTTGGCCATGGTGCTGACGGTGAGCACCGGGTACCTGCCGACGCTGGTCTCGCCGGAGAGCATCACCGCGTCCGCGCCGTCGAGCACCGCGTTGGCCACGTCGGAGGCCTCGGCGCGGGTCGGCCGCGAATTCTCGATCATGGAGTCGAGCATCTGGGTGGCCACGATGACCGGCTTGGCGTTCTCCCGGCACAGCTGGACGGCGCGCTTCTGCACCAGCGGCACCTGGTCGAGCGGAAGCTCCACGCCGAGGTCGCCGCGGGCGACCATGATGCCGTCGAAGGCGAGCACGATCGCCTCGAGGTGGTCCACCGCCTCGGGCTTCTCCACCTTGGCCAGCACCGGGCGGTGCACGCCCTCCTCGGCCATGATGGCGTGCACGAGCTTGATGTCCTCCGGCGAGCGGACGAAGGAGAGCGCGACCAGGTCGACGCCCAGGCCGAGGGCGAAGCGCAGGTCCGCGGCGTCCTTCTCGGACAGCGCGGGGACGCTGACCGCCACGTTGGGCAGGGACACGCCCTTGTTGTTGGAGACCGCGCCGCCCTCGGTGACCAGGACGCGGATGTCGTTGCCGCTGACCTCGCTGACCTCGACGGCGACCCGGCCGTCGTCGATCAGCAGCCGGTCGCCCGGCTTCACCTCCTCGGGCAGCTTGCGGTAGGTGCAGGAGACGCGGTCCCTGGAGCCGACGATGTCGTCGGCGGTGATCACCACCGAGTCGCCGGTGCGCCACTCGTGCGGGCCCTCGGCGAACCTGCCGAGCCGGATCTTCGGGCCCTGCAGGTCGGCCAGGACGGCGACGGGCCGGCCGGCGGACTCGGCCGCCTCCCGGACCATCCGGTAGACCGACTCATGGTCCGCGTGGCTGCCGTGGCTGAAGTTGAGTCGCGCGACGTTCATGCCCGCCTCGACCAGCCCTCGGATGCGCTCCGGGGACGAGGTGGCGGGACCGAGAGTGCAGACGATCTTCGCGCGGCGTGTCACGCCCATCAGGCTAGTCTCTCCTCCGGGTCAACCTGCGGGCCGACCCCTTTCGGGCTGCGGAACAATTGTCCAACGACGCGCGATCCCCGCGCGGCGGGCGGACGGAACCGCACCGGAACTCGTATGTCGGCGGGCATCGGCGACCGCGCGGCGAAGATCGTACCGCCCGGCCGCGTCCCCCGCCGGGGTGCTCCCGCAGCCCGGTGATCCGGGGGGTCAGTGCTGTTCTTTGGCGAGGGGGAACTCCAGCGAGCCGGCCGGGCAGAGGAAGGTCAGCACGTCCACCCGGTAGAGCCCGGCCTGCACGGCCGGGTCGGCCTCCATCACGCTGCGGATGTCGTCGACGGAACCGGTGCAGGCCAGGCCGAAGCCGATCGGCGGGTCCGGCTGGCGCGCCGGCCCGTCCACCGAGCCGGCGACCAGGATGATGCCCTTCCGTTGCAGCGCGTGCATGTGCTCGAGGTGCTCGGCCTGCAACCGCTGCACCGTCTCCTCGGGCAGGGCCCGTCCGGAGGGCCCCGGGTACAGCACGATGCATTCGTACGTGTCGAGCGCGAAGTCGACCTCCGGCGTTCGCCCCATGGCACCCCCTCCCGTCGGACGTCCGACTCCGGCACAGCGTCGCACGCGCGGGACGTTGAAGGTGGCGATCTGCGGGCAAACCAATGGCCTGGTGGCTGGAGTGGCCGCCGATGACGGACAGGATCGGGGATCGGCTCATGGCGATCGGCGCCGGCCGCGGCCGAGGTGCAGCTCACCGACGACGAGTTCGAGGCCCTCGCCAGGGCCGCCTGACCTGGACGTGGAGGCCGGCCGCCACGGTGGCGGCCGGCCGTCCCGGGTACTCAGAGGGCGAAGCAGTTGGGGCGGATGGCCGCGTCGGTGAGCGCCTGCCGGACCACCGTGTAGGTGGTGCCGTCGAGGATGAGGCCGAGGTGGCCGACCACCCGCAGCGGGCACCAAGCCTGGATGAGCACGTTGGTGGCGCCGTCGCTGAGCGCGGCGTTGCCGACCGGCCGGACCAGCTCGTCCTGCCAGGTCCGGACGGTGGTCCAGCGCACCGCGCCCGGGGTGTCGTCACCGCCGTTGAGGGCGGTGAGCAGGTCGGAGCCGATCGACATCTGCTGGCACGCGACGACGCCGGCGCAACTGCCGAGCCCGACGAAATTCAGGATGTTGGCGACGTAGGTGCCCTGTTGCGGGCTGCCCAGGCTGATGTAGCGGTCGACGACGTCGGCGCCGCCGAGGAACTTGACGTACCAGCGGGAGACCAGGCCGCCCTCGGAGTGGGTGACCAGGTCCACCCTGGCCGCGCCGGTGGCGGCCCGCACCTGGTCCACATAGGACGACAGGGCGCGGGCGGACTCCCGGATGTCGCCGAAGCCGAGGTCGGGGAGCTGGTAGATCGAGACCCGGAAGCCGTCGGCGCGCAGCCGGGCGGCGATCGGTTCGTACGCGATGGAGACACCGATCAGCCCGCCGACCACGATGACGGGGTTGGCGTCGGCGGCGACGGCTATGGCCTCGACGTCCGTGCCGCCGGTCGCGGCGCTGCCGTCGGTGCTGGGGGTTGCGGCGGAGCTGGCGGCTGCGGGGGTGGCTACGGCGGCGGTGGCGGGGACGAGCAGGGCGGCGGTGGCGGCGGTGGCGGCAAGGATCGTTCGGAGCAGCATGGCTGCACCTCCGATGGGAGGTACCCGGAGAGCCGGGGGGACGGGTGAGGGTCCGATCGATCGTGGGACGATGATGCGCGTCGCAATTCACACGCGTCAATGGCAAGTTACGGGCCGGTAACCCGTTGTCGCACGAGAAGTAAAAACCGGCGATTCAGGCCCGGCTCTCCGCGCAGTGGACGGCGGCTGAACGGGAGCGAGTCGTGCAGCGGTTTGGTCCCGACCGCGGCGGATACGGACCGTGACGCTCGCGCCGACCACGACTTCGATGAGCGATATGACTCCGAGGCATAACTATGACCGAGAGTCATATCGCTGTCTGCGTGAGTCATCCTCCCCGTGTTTCCAACAGTCGCCTGGCCGAGCTTCCTCGCCTCGGGCACGAGCGCGCCGACTCGGGGGGCGCGCCGTGGTCAGCGCGCCGCGGTCGGGTACCGCAGGCCGTCGAGGGCGAAGACGAGCACCCGGTCCCGCTGCCCCGGCTCGGTGAACTGGGCGGTGGTGATGCCGCTGAGCAGCCGCAACACGTCGTCGAACGTGGCGTCCGGGCGGGCCACCCCGGCCGCCTGCGCCCGGCGCAGCATCGGCTCGCCGGCGGCGTAGATCGCCGTCCGGCAGCCCCGGAACACCTCCGAGTCGACCAGTTCCTCGGCGAGCGCCCGCTTGGTGGCGACGTACGCGACGAACCGGTTGATCCAGGCGACGAAGGCGTCCCACGGGGGCAGGTCCGCCAACTCGGCGGCGGAGCGGCAGAGCGCCTCCACCTCGTCGACATACACCGCTTCGAGCAGTTCCCGGCGGGTGGGGAAATGCCGGTAGAGGGTCCCGATGCCCACCCGGGCTCGCCGGGCGATGTCCTCCAGGGAAGCCGACGTCCCGCGCTCGCCGAACGCCTCCCGGGCCGCCGCGACCAACGCCTCGTAGTTGCGCCGGGCATCGGCCCGTTTGGGCCGTCGCGCGAAGATCTCGGGCACGCCAACGCTGGCCATGACGCGCGTCACCCCTCCTCGCTTGCATCCGGAGGCAATCCTCCGCTACCTTTTGTGGAGGCACCCCTCCGGATAGTTCCGGAGCCGTGCCTCCGGAAAGCTTACCCGGTCCCCGCTCGGATCCACCCGAGCGTGACGGCGGCCGGATCCGGCCCGACGACGGGAGAGTCCCCGTCGCCACCTTCTCTTCCGACAGCGATCACGGGAGGCCCTTTCGTGGCACTCACGCTCCGGCGCGGCTCGCGTCGGCTGACCTTCTCCGTCCTCTCGGCCGGTGCCGGGTTCTTCGCGATGCTCCAGTCGCTGATCACCCCGGTGCTGCCGACCATCCAGCACGACCTGCACACCTCACAGAACACGGTGACCTGGGTGCTCACCGCGTACCTGCTCTCCGCATCGATCTTCACGCCGATCCTCGGTCGGGTCGGCGACATGGTCGGCAAGGGGCGAATGCTGGTCGTCTCGCTCGCCGCGCTCGCGCTCGGCTGCCTGCTGGCCGCCGTCGCGCCGACCATCGGCGTGCTCATCGCCGCCCGGGTCGTCCAGGGCATCGGCGGCGCCGTCTTCCCACTCTCCTTCGGCATCATCCGCGACGAGTTCCCCGTCGCGCGGGTGACCTCGGCCGTCGGTGCCATGTCCGCCATCGTCGCCGCCGGCGGTGGCCTGGGCGTCGTGCTGGCCGGCCCGATCGTCGCCACGCTCGACTACCGCTGGCTGTTCTGGATCCCGATGGTCGTCGTCGGGCTCACCGCCCTCGCCGCGCATCTGTTCGTACCCGAGTCGCCGGTCCGCAGCCCCGGCCGGATCGACTGGCGGGCCACCGTCCTGCTCTCCGGCTGGCTGGTCGCGTTGCTGCTGCCGATCAGCAAGGGCACGGACTGGGGCTGGACCTCGGGCCGGGTGCTCGGCCTGCTGGCGCTCGCAGTGGTGCTGCTGACCGGCTGGCTGGTCGCCGAGATCCGCTCCACCAACCCGCTGATCGACATGCGGATGATGCGCCTGCCCGGGGTCTGGACGACAAATCTGGTCGCCCTGCTCTACGGCGCGTCAATGTTCTCCGTCTACGCGTTCCTGCCGCAGTTCGTGCAGACCCCGACCGTCGCCGGTTACGGCTTCGGCGCCAGCATCACCCAGGCGGGGCTGCTGATGCTGCCGATGCTGATGGCCATGTTCGTCGCCGGCATCCTCGCCGGCCGGCTGGAGTCACGGTTCAGCGCCAAGGCGCAGCTCGCCACCGGCGCGGCCTTCAACGTGCTCGCCTCCGCGATGCTCACGGTCGCGCACGACACCCGCTGGGAGATCGGGGTCGCCGGTGGTCTCGTCGGCCTCGGCATCGGGCTGGCGTTCGCGTCGATGGCCAATCTGATCGTGAGCAACGTCCCGGCCCGGCAGACCGGCGTGGCGACGGGGATGAACGCCAACATCCGAACCATCGGCGGTGCGATCGGCGCGGCGGTGGTGAGCGGTGTGATCACCGCCCACCCGCAGGCCGGCGGGCTGCCCCGGGAGGCCGGCTTCACCCTGGGCTTCCTGGTCCTCACGGGACTGTCCCTCGCCGCCATGGTGGCGGCGCTGGCCGTCCCGTCCGGCCGCCGGGCGGCGGCCCACCACCGGGCTCCGGCCCCGGTCGCCGCCGAGCGGTCGGAGGCACCCGACCTGGTCCCGGCCGCCGCCGGGCGCTGAGTAGACGAGTCCGCGGCCCTGCCCGAAACCAGCGGGTGGGGCCGCGGCGCTACCCGCGTACGGGGCCCGGACCCTGCCCTGCGGCAGGTTTGCGCCCGAGGTCGGCGGGGAGGCGGTAGGCGCGGACCGGCCGTCGCGAAACCAGCGTTTCGCGTTGCCACCACCGTCACAGCGAACGGATACCAGCCATGACTAGAGACTTCGCTCGTACCGCCGGCGAGGGTCTTCGCCTTGCCCGGTCGGCCTTCTTCGGGTCAAGCCTGGTGCTCGCCGGGTTGGCCCCCGCCCTCTCCACGGCCCAGGTGGAGGTGGACGCCCCGGTCGACCTCGCGACGGCCGCCTCCTACGCCGTGCTCGCCGACGGTTCCATCACCAACAGCGGAAGCTCCGTCATCAACGGGGACGTGGGGGTACACCCGGGCACGGAGGTGTCGGGATTCCCACCGGGAACCATCAGCGGCCAGCTCCACGCCGGTGACGCCGCGGCGGAACGGGCACAGTCCGACCTGACGGCCGCGTACAACGATGCCGCCGGACGAACCTCGAGCCGGACCATCGGCCCTCAGCTCGCCGGACAAACCCTCGCCCCTGGCGTATACAAGGCCGCGGAGAACGCGGACCTCGACGGAACGCTCACCCTGGACGCCCAGGGCAACTCCAGCGCCGTCTTCATCTTCCAACTGGGCTCCGGTCTGACCACCGCGCAGAACAGCAACGTACGGGTGATCAACTCGCCGCGACCCGCCTGCAGCGTCTTCTGGACGGTCGGCGACTCCGCCACCCTGGGCAGCAACACGTCCTTCGTCGGCCGGATCATGGCCGTCAGCGGGATCACGCTCCAATCCGCCGCGAAGGTCGAGCAGGGCGGCGCCCTCAGCCGTGACGGTGCGGTCACTTTGGACACGAACGCGGTCAGCCGATCCGAATGCGCGGGGGCACCGACTCGGCCGCCGACGGCACCGGCAAGCCCGTCGCCGACAGAGAGCCCGACGACGCCGGGGCCCGCGACGCCGAGCCCGACGACGCCGGGGCCCGCGACGCCAAGCCCGACGACGCCGAGCCCGACGACGCCAGCACCGGTCCCGCCCGAAACGACGGCACCGGAGACCACGGTGCCCGCTCCCGCCGGGCCGGAGCTGACGGCGCCTCCGGCGGCCCCTCCCGGCCTGCAGGAGCCGGAGCTGCCTCCGGGTCTGCGGGAGCGGGAGCTGCCTCCGGGCTTGCAGGGGCGGGAGCTGCCTCCGGGCCTGTCTGAGCGGGGGGCGCCTCCGGCCGCGCCCGAACAGCGGGTTCCGTAGCACGCGGCCCCACCGGGGCTGTCAACGGTCAACAGTTCTGACGGGAGCGGCGTCGCATGAGGACGCCGCTCCCGTCCGCGTGCCGGCGACCGGCACGGATCGGGTGGTCAACGCAGGAGGCGGAACAGCAGCACGTAGGCACAGTAGAGCGACGGCGAGAGCAGCGCACAGAGCACGAAGCCGAGCGGGACGAACCTCGATGGCGGTGTGCCAGCCCCGATCACCGGTCGGCCCCAGCGCCTGAGCACCAGGTGACCCGCGAGGAACGACGCCACCGGAACGCCGGTGCACGTCCCGGCGAGCACCGCGCCGAGGCCGATCGCCTGGAACTCGGAGGCGACCGCCAGCAGCAGCACCAGCACCGCCCCGGCCAGCGCGCAGCCCGTGTAGACCGCCACCGCCCGGGCCAGCGGCGACCAGCTCGGCAGCAGCGCGGGCCGCCGGGCGACCGCCTCCGCCCGCTGCCCCTGCCGGTCCGCCTCGTCGGCCAACTGCCGGGCCGCCGCCAGCTCAGCCGCCGGGTCGACCTCCGCCGAGCGCGGGCCAGGCAGCACCGCCGTGGCCACGATCGACCCTCCAGGGACCACCGGCGCCGCCGACGCCACCACCGGCGCGACGGCTGACGCAACCACCGGCGCACCGGCCAGAGGCGACGGGACCGGCGCTGCGGCCGACGCCCCCACCGGCACATCGGGCGGAGGCGACGGGACCGCCACCGGCGTTGCGGACGACGCCACCACCGGCGCAGCGGGCGGAGGCGATGGGACCGCGACCGGCGCGGGCGGGGTGGCGCCGATGGCGCGGCTGAGCCGGTCGAGGCGCCGGCCCTGGGCGGCGAGCCGGTGGCCGAGCCGGTCGGTGGCGGCATGCACGGCCCGCTGGCGTTCCGCCTCGGCGGCGGCCTGCTCCCCGCCGCACTGCCGGGCGGACAGCTGCCGGGCCAGCGCGGCGTACTCCTCGAAAGCTGTCACCGGCCGCGGCCCGGCGGGCTCCGCCCACCGCCGCTCGGCGAGCAGGTCGGTGCGGCACACGGCGTCGGTCGGGCGGGTGGCCCCGCCGAGGCGCCGGGCGAGTTCGGTGACCGTGCGGGGCGGCGGCCCGCCGTCGAGCAGCACGGGCGCGGCCAGCCCGCTGCCGTCCGTACTGAACGGCTGCCCGGGTGGGTCGCCGACCAGCGCGTACCGCTCGTTGAGGCGCAGCTGGGTGGCGGCACCCAGCGGCGGCGACGCGTCGCCGGGCCCGGCGGGCGGGTAGCCGGCGAGCAGCACGCAAACCGCCGCGGCCGAGCCGGCGTGGGTGAGCGCGGCGAGCCGGGCCAGCTCCCGGGGCGGCAGCGCGGACGCCGCGACGAGCAGCAGCAGCTCCTGGTCGTCCCGGTCGGCATGCCGCTCCGCCTCGTCGAGCAGGGTGGCAACCTCGGCGGCGGTGGTGGCCGGCGGCGCGAGCACGCCGGCGTCGAGCAGCGGGCGCAGCGGCAGGAAGGCCGCCCCGAAGGCCATCGTGTCGATCCCGGCGACCCGGACCGCGCCGGCCGGGGCGGTGGCGAGCAGCCGCAGGACCACCGACCGCAGCAGCTCACCGACCCGGGGGTCCCGGGCGTCGGCGTCCACCGCGAGGTGGGTGCCGCCGGCCAGCGGCAGCAGCACCGGAAAGCCACCGTCCAGTGTGGTCGCCTCGCCGATGCGTACCGGCACGGGTGCGGCGGTGACGCCGGCGGCGCCGGCCGCCGGGGCGGCGAGGTCGGCGGCCAAGCGAGCAAGGTCGGCGCCGAGGCGGGCGAGGTCGGCGACCATTTCGGCGTCGCTCGGGGCGGGCGGTCCGGCGGCGGCGAGCGCCCGGCGGGCGTTCTCCCACCGCGCGACGGCCTGCCGGTGCGCGGCGACCACCTCTGCGTACGCCGTCGCGAGCCTGCCCACGCTGCCCCCTCGACCCCGCCACGGTCCGATTTAGGGAACCCTAACGGACCCGCAGCGACCCGGCACGGTACGCGAACGCATCGAGGATTGGCCCAGTGTTCACCTCGCGGCCCCCGGCTGCGTCGGCACCGTTCCACCCGCCCGGCTTGCCTGCTAAGCGGAAACACGCAGTGTGAACAGGAAGGCGACGACGTGACCTCCTCACCTATCTCCCGCCGGGCCGTGCTGCGCGGCGGCGCGGCCGGCGGCCTCGGCATCGTGGTGGCCGGCAACCTGGAAGCGATCGCGGGACCGGTAGCGGCGCGGGCGGCCACCCGTCCGGCGGTCGGCTACGGCGAGCTGGTGCCGGACCCGGCCGGTCTGCTGGCCCTGCCGCCCGGCTTCTCGTACACGATCGTGGCGCAGGCCGGCGTGACCCTGCTGGAGTCCGGGCAGCCGACGCCGAGCGACGCCGACGGCACCGGCTGCTTCCTCGGCCGTGAGGGTTCGGTGCTGGTCAACAACCACGAGATCGGCGGCGCCGAGCCCTTCCCGGTGCCCCCGCTGGCCGGCCTCACCTACGACCCGGGCGCCGGCGGTGGCACCACCACCATCGAGGTGGACGGCGACGGCAAGCGGATCCGCGAGTATGTCAGCGTGGCCGGGACGCACAACAACTGCGCTGGCGGCATCACCCCGTGGGGCACCTGGCTGACCTGCGAGGAGACCGAGCAGCGGGCCGGCGTGAAGTACCTCAAGGACCACGGCTACGTCTTCGAGGTCGACCCGCACGACCGGTCGGCCAACGAGAACCCGGTCCCGCTGAAGTTCCTCGGCCGCTACTCGCATGAGGCGGTGGCCGTCGACCCGTACACCCATTCGATCTTCCTGACCGAGGACGCCGGCGGGCCGAACGGGCTCTACTTCCGCTGGACGCCGCCAGCGGGCTTCCGCGGCGGCAAGGGCGCGCTGCGGGCGCTGGCCCAGCGGCCCGACGGCGGCACCGCCGGCAGCCTCCAGGCGATGAGCTGCTACCTGGGCAGCCAGCACATCGCCGACCTGTCCGAGGCGACCGCGCCGGGGACCCGGTACCGGGTGGAGTGGGTCGACGTGCCGGACCGGGACGCGAAGACGGTCTCGGTGCGCAAGCAGTTCACCGACGAGCAGGTGACCCGCAGCCGCAAGCTGGAGGGCGCCTGGTGGGCCGACGGCGGCGCCTACTTCGTGGCCAGCTTCGCCCGGCACGACGACGGCAGCGTCAACGAGCACGACGGGCAGGTGTGGTTCTACGACCCGCGCACCGAGA
Proteins encoded:
- a CDS encoding sulfite exporter TauE/SafE family protein translates to MRKLLVLALVGLAAQLVDGALGMAYGLTSSTLLLFAGVAPAAASASVHLAEIGTTFAAGVAHWRFGNVDWRVVGRIAVPGAIGGFAGATFLSSISTEAAAPWMAALLFTLGAYLLVRFSRPLRANPTAGRLRGRFLGPLGLVAGFIDATGGGGWGPVATPALLVSGRMEPRKVIGSVDTAEIMVAGAASAGFLIGLGSEGFLLPTVAALLVGGLVAAPIAAWLVRIVPAQLLGAVIGGVIVLTNARTLLRAGELRGPVPSVVYALLAAGWLVALALAVRALRRTRRARAVAEAALAADAVSTTAIAGPAGTSRAALPPEPVADDADDARRLAAAVEG
- a CDS encoding RrF2 family transcriptional regulator, which gives rise to MRLSARVDYALRAAAELASVADGTTGRGRPVTAEQIARAQEIPPKFLESILLQLRRGGIVHAQRGPEGGYWLARPASEISLAEVIRVIDGPLAHIRGQRPEQLGYHGAARALQDVWIALRASERQILELVTIADVASGTLPSRVNELAADPRAWS
- a CDS encoding acyl-CoA thioesterase, with the translated sequence MSGPTAVTGQAAVDQLLEVLDLEQTDDMTFRGISPPVGPQRVYGGQVAGQALVAAGRTVDPERFVHSLHGYFVRPGDPAEPIEYQVENIRDGRSFSVRRSVALQHDKPIFFMSASFQRQEEGLDHHAPSPPDVPGPDEVPTMTDRLSRYPERLGIWGRIPRPMDVRYVGEPGWVRPGDRPAEPHQRVWMRIDGKLPDDPLLHACALTYASDLTLLDSVLSVHGEVWGPGGVVGASLDHALWFHRSFRADEWFLYDCWSPSASGARGLATGRMFTTDGRHIASAVQEGLLRRVGA
- the pyk gene encoding pyruvate kinase, with product MGVTRRAKIVCTLGPATSSPERIRGLVEAGMNVARLNFSHGSHADHESVYRMVREAAESAGRPVAVLADLQGPKIRLGRFAEGPHEWRTGDSVVITADDIVGSRDRVSCTYRKLPEEVKPGDRLLIDDGRVAVEVSEVSGNDIRVLVTEGGAVSNNKGVSLPNVAVSVPALSEKDAADLRFALGLGVDLVALSFVRSPEDIKLVHAIMAEEGVHRPVLAKVEKPEAVDHLEAIVLAFDGIMVARGDLGVELPLDQVPLVQKRAVQLCRENAKPVIVATQMLDSMIENSRPTRAEASDVANAVLDGADAVMLSGETSVGRYPVLTVSTMAKIVSTTESGSMGVPRLQHDPRTHGGALTVGAASIARAIGAKALVAFSQTGDTVRRLSRLHCDLPLLAFTPVPEVRNQLALSWGVETFLMPFVEHTDAMFRQVDQALLGLNRANPGDYVVIVAGSPPGTPGSTNTLRVHQLGSLVDAASARALQ
- a CDS encoding YciI family protein, whose product is MGRTPEVDFALDTYECIVLYPGPSGRALPEETVQRLQAEHLEHMHALQRKGIILVAGSVDGPARQPDPPIGFGLACTGSVDDIRSVMEADPAVQAGLYRVDVLTFLCPAGSLEFPLAKEQH
- a CDS encoding lipase family alpha/beta hydrolase; this encodes MLLRTILAATAATAALLVPATAAVATPAAASSAATPSTDGSAATGGTDVEAIAVAADANPVIVVGGLIGVSIAYEPIAARLRADGFRVSIYQLPDLGFGDIRESARALSSYVDQVRAATGAARVDLVTHSEGGLVSRWYVKFLGGADVVDRYISLGSPQQGTYVANILNFVGLGSCAGVVACQQMSIGSDLLTALNGGDDTPGAVRWTTVRTWQDELVRPVGNAALSDGATNVLIQAWCPLRVVGHLGLILDGTTYTVVRQALTDAAIRPNCFAL
- a CDS encoding TetR/AcrR family transcriptional regulator; this encodes MASVGVPEIFARRPKRADARRNYEALVAAAREAFGERGTSASLEDIARRARVGIGTLYRHFPTRRELLEAVYVDEVEALCRSAAELADLPPWDAFVAWINRFVAYVATKRALAEELVDSEVFRGCRTAIYAAGEPMLRRAQAAGVARPDATFDDVLRLLSGITTAQFTEPGQRDRVLVFALDGLRYPTAAR